TGAATTAATTTTAGGTAAATGAGGGCTTAATGAGCGACAAATTCACCATTAAATTTAGGGGTGTTCTTGATCATGCAGCAACAAAAAAGGCTATTGAGCAAGATATTACCAAAATGGAAAAATATCTTAAACCTAAAAAATCTAGTTTGGGTAGTACTAAAGATATTGTAAAAAGTAATTTGTCGTATAAGAAAAAAGAACTAAACAAACAATCTAAATTTGAAAGCTTAAGAGAACGTGTTGAGAAATACAGACTTACACAAACTAAAAAGCTTATGAAACAAGGCATGGGTTTTGAAAAAGCTAGAAAAGAGGCTTTTAAAAGATCTTTAATGTCGGATAGAGATAAAAGGCGCCTTGAGTATAAAGAACTTGCAAAAGAATCAAAAGCAAGAAATAAAATGATAGCGGCCTCTCAAGGAAAAGGACTTGTTGCCAAAATTGCAATAGGTAGTGCTCTAGGAACTGTTATTGGCAACGCTATGAGTAAAGTTGGAGGCGGACTTGTTGGTTTTTTATATGGTTTTATGAAAAAATCAATTGAAGATAAAGCAAAACAAGACAAATTAAAACAACTCAATAGCGTGGTTTTTAAGAAAAATGAACGCACTAAAATTTGGGGCGCTCTTGAGGGGATGAAAGGATTTGAGCGCGAATTAGAAAAAGAAGACTTGTTGCGAACAGCAAGTGTACTTAGAGGCGATCTCAGAGAATTGGGACTTGCTAATGAAGATAATGTAGTAAATGCAGCAAAACTTTCAGCTTTACTAAGAAGCACTGGGCTTGCTAGTGATAATGAAAGCGCTGTTAATGTTGTTAGCCAATTACTTAAAGGAAACGCAACAGAAGCTTTTGATATGTTAAAACCGATAGACGACTTTGGGAAAAAATATCTAGAAGCTATGAAAGACAAGTGGGAACTCATGACTAAAGAAGGGGGCAAGCTAAAATTAAGACCAGAGAAGATTTTAGAATTAATAAGAGACATATCATCTTTAAAGATTACGGGACATTCTAGTGAAGTTAATAAAGCTAAAAGTGATTTAGCTAATATAGAGCAAACTCTTCAAGACTTAACCAATAATGTTTTGCGACCAATAATCAGCACTGTTTCCACGGGTATTAATTTTGTTAAAAACATTTTTAGCGGCGGCTTTACAATAAGCGGATTCATAAGCAAAATAGGTACTTCAATGACAGATGCTATTAAGAGTGCTTTTTCGGGCTTTACGATACAGGGTATTATTGATAAAGTACGCGCATTTTTACCCAAGTGGATGGGTGGTACAGGAAACGTTACGGAAAACGTACCTATTAAAGATACAACACCCAAAGCTGATTCTACCCCTAATTCTGATGATACAAATAAGGTAAAGTGATAAAAAGGTAATTTTATGGATATTAACATTGAAAAAAATAAAACAATATCGCCTGCAGAAAAAAAGGATTCTACGGACATTAAAAATAAAAATAATGACAATTGCGAAAATAAAAAAGAAGGGGAAATGTCTTGTGCGGAGATTATTCAAATAATAAGAGATGTAATAACCCAAATATTTGCCCTTTATGGAGCAGAAAACTTTTTAGTGTTATTCCCACGACTAGATTTAAAAGGTTTTGGATATGTGCCACAATTGTTTTTTATAAAATCAAAAACTGAACTTATATCACGGACTTACAATACTAGTTGTTCTAAACGACCAGTTATCAACTATTATGATAGAAAAGCGGAATATGTAAGCTACAACCCCGTAATGACTGGAGAACACATTTCATTAAGCGGTGGAGTATTGACTTCTTTGTACAAAGAAATGCTTTCGCCACTCAAAATGACTGTTTTTGGCAATTCTTTACTCCGTTTTGACGCCCACCTTGTAAAAGAACAACTGGCTAATAGACTACAAGCTCAAGTTCCTTTTACTATCTACAGTCCAACTTTTGGCATAAAAGAATTAGCTATAATTACAAATCTTACGTTTAAGGACACTCCC
This portion of the Borreliella afzelii genome encodes:
- a CDS encoding DUF759 family protein is translated as MSDKFTIKFRGVLDHAATKKAIEQDITKMEKYLKPKKSSLGSTKDIVKSNLSYKKKELNKQSKFESLRERVEKYRLTQTKKLMKQGMGFEKARKEAFKRSLMSDRDKRRLEYKELAKESKARNKMIAASQGKGLVAKIAIGSALGTVIGNAMSKVGGGLVGFLYGFMKKSIEDKAKQDKLKQLNSVVFKKNERTKIWGALEGMKGFERELEKEDLLRTASVLRGDLRELGLANEDNVVNAAKLSALLRSTGLASDNESAVNVVSQLLKGNATEAFDMLKPIDDFGKKYLEAMKDKWELMTKEGGKLKLRPEKILELIRDISSLKITGHSSEVNKAKSDLANIEQTLQDLTNNVLRPIISTVSTGINFVKNIFSGGFTISGFISKIGTSMTDAIKSAFSGFTIQGIIDKVRAFLPKWMGGTGNVTENVPIKDTTPKADSTPNSDDTNKVK
- a CDS encoding DUF792 family protein, which gives rise to MDINIEKNKTISPAEKKDSTDIKNKNNDNCENKKEGEMSCAEIIQIIRDVITQIFALYGAENFLVLFPRLDLKGFGYVPQLFFIKSKTELISRTYNTSCSKRPVINYYDRKAEYVSYNPVMTGEHISLSGGVLTSLYKEMLSPLKMTVFGNSLLRFDAHLVKEQLANRLQAQVPFTIYSPTFGIKELAIITNLTFKDTPFIDEVEVSLSIEVIKTFAPEKYKG